A genomic window from Periophthalmus magnuspinnatus isolate fPerMag1 chromosome 16, fPerMag1.2.pri, whole genome shotgun sequence includes:
- the tent5aa gene encoding terminal nucleotidyltransferase 5A, with protein MSEDESSIVSSVSDSENTNVSVLSWEQVQRLDSILTETIPIHGRGNFPTLEMQPRQIVKVVRSRMEEKHIHVREVRLNGSAASHVLHEDSGLGYKDLDLIFCAHIKGESDFQTVKDIVLDCLLDFLPDCVNKEKITPLTLKEAYVQKMVKVCTDSDRWSLISLSNNRGKNVELKFVDSLRRQFEFSVDSFQIKLDSLLLFYECSENPMAETFHPTIMGESVYGDFGEALDHLQHKIICTRNPEEIRGGGLLKYCHLLVRGFRAASETEMKSLQRYMCSRFFIDFPDIGEQQRKLESYLQNHFVGLEDRKYDYLMTLHGVVNESTVCLMGHERRQTLGLIAMLAVRVLAEQNVIPNVANVTCYYQPAPYVADGNFSNYYIAQVQPVFACQQPAYSTWLPCN; from the exons ATGTCAGAAGACGAGAGCTCTATTGTCAGTTCAGTGAGTGACTCTGAAAACACAAACGTGAGCGTGCTCAGCTGGGAACAAGTACAGCGGCTGGACTCCATTCTAACTGAGACCATACCGATCCACGGCAGGGGCAATTTCCCCACTTTGGAGATGCAGCCGCGGCAGATAGTGAAAGTGGTACGGAGCCGTATGGAGGAGAAACACATTCACGTCCGAGAGGTGCGTTTGAACGGCTCTGCTGCCAGCCACGTTCTGCACGAGGACAGTGGACTGGGGTACAAGGACCTGGATCTCATTTTCTGCGCTCATATCAAAGGAGAAAGCGATTTCCAGACTGTGAAGGACATAGTGCTAGACTGTCTCCTGGACTTTTTACCCGACTGTGTGAATAAAGAGAAAATAACGCCTCTAACGTTAAAG GAAGCCTATGTGCAGAAGATGGTGAAAGTGTGCACTGACTCGGACCGCTGGAGCCTCATCTCTCTGTCAAATAACCGAGGGAAGAATGTGGAGCTGAAATTTGTGGACTCTCTGAGGCGTCAGTTTGAGTTCAGTGTGGACTCTTTTCAAATCAAACTGGactcactgctgctgttttatgAATGCTCTGAGAACCCCATGGCTGAAACCTTCCATCCCACCATCATGGGAGAGAGTGTCTATGGGGACTTTGGTGAGGCCCTGGACCACCTACAGCACAAGATCATCTGCACCCGAAACCCAGAGGAGATCCGCGGTGGGGGTCTGCTCAAgtactgccacctgctggtgaGGGGCTTCAGGGCAGCCTCTGAAACTGAAATGAAGTCCCTCCAGCGGTACATGTGTTCACGATTTTTCATTGACTTTCCTGACATTGGTGAGCAGCAGCGCAAACTGGAGTCTTACCTTCAGAACCACTTTGTGGGCCTTGAGGATCGCAAGTATGACTACCTAATGACACTCCATGGAGTGGTTAATGAAAGTACAGTGTGCCTGATGGGACATGAGAGGCGGCAAACTTTAGGACTTATAGCTATGTTAGCGGTACGCGTTCTGGCAGAGCAGAATGTCATTCCTAATGTAGCCAACGTCACCTGCTACTACCAACCCGCTCCTTATGTAGCAGACGGCAACTTCAGTAACTACTATATTGCACAGGTTCAGCCAGTATTTGCCTGCCAGCAGCCTGCCTACTCCACCTGGCTGCCCTGTAACTGA
- the ibtk gene encoding inhibitor of Bruton tyrosine kinase, whose amino-acid sequence MSVASPDCTVKCRSLQHADDVVAALTSGTEGQLVTFLSTHCHNAATLRDNFGRTALHMAASLGKKALLEWLLESKSADLLAKDKESGWTALHRSAFYGQIHCLISLVKHGALLSTQDKEGFSVLDLTMKDRPAHVVFRNSDPTEVYTWGYNTNFSLGHGNQESRQHPELVDVFARTGVYIKQVVLCKFHTVFLSQKGQVFTCGHGQGGRLGHGDEQTYMVPRVVEGLMSHHCSQVAAAKDHTVVLTEEGYVYTFGLNTFHQLGLSPPPASAHVPKQVFSKTLKGRTVTGVAAGRFHTVLWTREAVYTMGLNGGQSGYLLDPNGEKCVTAPRQVSALHHKDVSIAMAAASDGATVVVTEKGDVYLLAEYQCKKLASRQLNIKKVLVTGGTLDHRVDSQLLRETGGEKVTILALDEAGRVFCWRSLGSLVRQCRWAYTRQVFMSDIALSKNGLMFVTHDGEAFSGSWAGEYKKFEEKKENCVEVCGQTGTFYEKIRLERLPFVHRAVSVTMDSKGRNYGVLQVDPKTSLYEIPSFSPSSFPEHFQRLLEEADETDSIHDVTLQAGNRTFPAHKYILSMRSEFFQKLFSVNNRAVDMEEPDKEISRSEDAVGCDLIIFEKSAPEMLEYALHFIYTDSCELLIHGARPRVPEVHKGQNQDTEQSRLISGLQDLDLRGRSAFEVYNSLTSTTKRDGDKTKAKGPKANKKPKGNKAAVSESGYNPVKTLQGVAKKLGLGSLSARLDGVKYDHGKINVVQKKTSSKFKFNQRKCSYLCDVTLKSEDGKEFPCHKSVLCARLEYFNSMLGNPWIEATSCSALEMPTSSEILQVILEYLYTDESPTIKESLNVEFVCNVLVVADQLLITRLKEMCEVAITEKLTLKNAAELLEFAAMYNADQLKLSCLQFIVLNIGALLDSKALDILSDEVLVELTAAYRRMIPAMQRRIITPYPGAPDLSLCEEDLDSIFTLKPETEGDHSGREILLKKAKIKAKKKPRRRLDSSGGYTLSDIIQSPPTAVVTPCFVKCQKANSIESLPELLTSDSEGSYMGVSSPREIQSPIFHDKPEDEKLFSQKLKTPPSTPISLKNCSTPPNSAPHHIPKVIPSTHSSRCTPVFDLRTIMDMEANSQQILGATPKSPGSTKQSPATTKLSQKQRKMLALANKEPIVEPTASKPTPIVTPSTASGKAWATAVQSPPSSSSFRALLEEEEKRLTRLGQAGAQRGQAGHISPVNTSSAPKRVTFKCADGNQTEKPTGPWVLRAVGSPPPSSAVATVTFASIVEEERQQEAALIRSREKPLALIQIEERAIQELLLQYRAQDNPDELIVVERASRGPVAVPMWNKH is encoded by the exons ATGAGTGTGGCATCTCCAGACTGCACTGTGAAATGCCGCTCTCTCCAGCATGCAGATGATGTGGTGGCAGCGCTAACGAGTGGCACAGAGGGGCAGCTGGTCACCTTCTTGTCCACTCACTGTCACAATGCAGCCACATTGCGGGACAACTTTGGTCGCACTGCCCTGCACATGGCCGCTTCATTAGGAAAGAAGGCACTGTTGGAGTGGCTGCTGGAGAGTAAGAGTGCAGATCTTCTGGCAAAAGATAAGGAGTCCGGCTGGACTGCACTGCATCGCAGTGCCTTCTATGGGCAAATTCACTGTCTCATCTCATTAGTGAAG cACGGTGCCCTTCTTTCCACCCAAGACAAAGAGGGTTTCTCTGTATTGGATCTGACAATGAAGGACCGCCCAGCACATGTGGTGTTTAGAAACAGTG ACCCAACAGAGGTATACACTTGGGGCTACAACACAAATTTCAGCCTTGGCCATGGTAATCAGGAGAGTCGGCAGCACCCTGAGCTCGTAGATGTGTTTGCAAGGACAGGGGTTTACATCAAGCAA GTGGTCCTATGCAAGTTCCACACTGTGTTCCTATCCCAGAAAGGCCAGGTCTTCACTTGTGGGCATGGTCAAGGAGGTCGACTTGGCCACGGAGATGAACAGACTTATATG GTTCCCCGGGTGGTGGAGGGTCTCATGTCTCATCATTGCTCTCAGGTAGCAGCAGCCAAAGACCACACAGTGGTGCTGACAGAGGAAGGCTACGTTTACACTTTTGGCCTCAATACATTTCATCAGCTGGGTCTGTCTCCACCTCCTGCTTCCGCCCATGTCCCCAAACAG GTGTTTTCTAAAACACTGAAAGGGAGAACTGTGACTGGAGTTGCCGCTGGAAGGTTTCATACTGTACTATGGACAAGAGAGGCAGTCTATACCATGGGTCTTAATGGCGGCCAA TCAGGTTATCTGCTGGATCCCAATGGTGAGAAGTGTGTGACTGCTCCGCGGCAGGTCTCGGCACTTCACCACAAAGATGTTAGCATTGCCATGGCAGCTGCCAGTGATGGGGCAACAGTGGTTGTGACAGAGAAAGGAGATGTTTACTTATTGGCTGAATACCAGTGCAAGAAACTGGCTTCCAG GCAACTAAACATCAAGAAGGTGTTGGTTACTGGAGGCACTCTTGATCATAGAGTGGACTCACAGCTTCTACGGGAGACAGGAGGGGAGAAAGTTACCATTTTAGCTTTGGACGAAGCAGGAAGG GTGTTTTGTTGGCGATCCTTGGGCAGCTTGGTGAGACAGTGCCGCTGGGCCTACACACGGCAGGTTTTTATGTCAGACATTGCCCTCAGCAAGAACGGCCTGATGTTTGTGACTCATGATGGGGAGGCCTTCAGCGGCTCTTGGGCTGGAGAGTATAAGAAGTTTGAAGAGAAGAAAG AAAACTGTGTGGAGGTTTGTGGTCAAACAGGGACATTCTATGAGAAGATCCGCTTGGAAAGGCTCCCTTTTGTACACCGAGCTGTAAGCGTCACAATGGACTCTAAGGGCCGAAATTATGGAGTGCTTCAAGTTGACCCCAAAACAAG TTTGTATGAGATTCCCAGCTTCTCCCCATCCTCCTTCCCTGAGCATTTCCAGAGACTCCTGGAGGAGGCTGATGAAACCGACAGCATTCATGACGTCACTCTTCAGGCCGGAAACCGAACTTTTCCTGCGCACAAATACATACTGTCCATGCGCTCTGAGTTTTTCCAAAAGCTGTTTTCAGTAAACAACAGAGCAGTTGATATGGAGGAGCCTGATAAAGAAATAAGCAGAAGCGAAGATGCTGTGGGCTGTGATTTGATCATTTTTGAAAAGAGTGCCCCTGAAATGCTGGAGTATGCTCtgcactttatttatacagactcCTGTGAGCTTCTGATACACGGGGCTCGGCCACGGGTGCCAGAGGTccacaaaggacaaaaccag GATACAGAACAGAGCAGGCTTATCAGCGGACTGCAGGACTTGGACTTGCGAGGCCGGTCAGCGTTTGAGGTCTATAACTCCCTTACTTCAACAACCAAAAGAGATGGTGACAAGACCAAGGCTAAAGGCCCAAAAGCGAACAAAAAGCCCAAAGGAAACAAAGCAGCAGTCAGTGAGAGCGGCTATAACCCAGTGAAGACCTTGCAAGGGGTAGCGAAGAAGCTTGGGCTGGGAAGTTTATCTGCACG ACTGGATGGAGTCAAATATGATCATGGGAAAATTAACGTTGTGCAGAAGAAAACCAGCAGCAAATTTAAGTTCAACCAGAGAAAATG CTCTTATCTGTGTGATGTTACTCTAAAGTCTGAAGATGGAAAAGAGTTTCCATGCCACAAAAGTGTCCTCTGTGCAAGACTAG AGTACTTCAACAGTATGCTTGGAAACCCCTGGATTGAG GCAACATCTTGCTCTGCTCTAGAAATGCCAACAAGCTCGGAGATCCTTCAGGTTATTCTTGAATACCTTTATACAGATGAATCTCCGACCATTAAAG AGTCTCTtaatgtggagtttgtgtgCAATGTGCTGGTAGTGGCCGACCAGCTTCTCATCACACGACTGAAGGAGATGTGTGAAGTTGCCATAACtgaaaaat TAACTCTAAAGAATGCTGCAGAGCTCCTGGAGTTTGCTGCTATGTACAACGCAGATCAGCTCAAACTCTCCTGCCTCCAGTTCATTGTTCTTAACATTGGTGCCCTCCTGGACTCAAA AGCCCTGGATATTCTCAGTGATGAAGTGCTTGTAGAGCTCACTGCAGCCTACAGGCGGATG atACCAGCAATGCAGAGAAGGATCATCACCCCGTACCCTGGAGCTCCTGATCTCAGTTTGTGTGAAGAAGATTTGGACTCCATATTCACCCTCAAACCTGAAACAGAAGGGGATCATTCTGGCAG AGAAATATTATTGAAGAAGGCCAAAATCAAGGCCAAAAAGAAACCAAGACGGCGTTTGGACAGTTCAGGCGGCTACACTCTCTCAGATATAATTCAAAGTCCCCCAACtgcag TGGTAACTCCATGTTTTGTGAAGTGCCAAAAGGCCAACTCCATAGAGTCTTTGCCAGAGTTACTCACTTCAGACTCTGAGGGCAGTTACATGGGAGTGAGCAGCCCTCGAGAGATTCAGTCCCCCATCTTCCACGACAAGCCAGAG GATGAAAAGTTATTTAGCCAAAAACTGAAAACCCCACCCAGCACTCCTATTTCTCTGAAAAATTGTTCTACTCCTCCCAACTCTGCTCCCCACCACATCCCAAAAGTCATTCCCAG TACACACAGCTCTCGCTGTACACCAGTTTTTGACCTGAGAACTATCATGGATATGGAAGCAAATTCTCAGCAGATTCTTGGAGCAACACCAAAGAGCCCAGGAAG CACTAAACAGTCTCCAGCCACCACAAAACTGTcccagaaacagagaaagatgTTGGCTCTGGCTAACAAGGAGCCCATTGTGGAGCCAACAGCATCCAAACCAACCCCTATTGTTACTCCTTCAACAGCCAGTGGGAAAGCCTG GGCCACAGCAGTCCAGTCTCCTCCTTCTTCAAGCTCTTTCCGGGCgctgctggaggaggaggagaagaggctgACTCGACTGGGACAAGCTGGAGCTCAGAGGGGCCAGGCGGGTCACATCTCTCCTGTGAACACCAGCTCTGCTCCAAAGAGGGTCACGTTCAAATGTGCAGATGGCAATCAGACAGAAAAACCTACAGG gccCTGGGTACTGCGGGCTGTGGGCAGCCCTCCCCCATCCTCTGCAGTTGCCACGGTGACCTTTGCCTCCATCGTGGAGGAAGAGCGGCAGCAGGAAGCTGCGTTGATCCGCAGCCGAGAGAAGCCGCTGGCACTCATCCAG ATTGAGGAGCGTGCCATCCAAGAGCTTCTGCTTCAATACAGGGCTCAGGACAACCCTGATGAGCTGATCGTAGTGGAGCGGGCTTCCAGAGGCCCTGTGGCTGTCCCCATGTGGAACAAACACTGA
- the tpbgb gene encoding trophoblast glycoprotein b, producing the protein MSVFSVIRGCYKRKRIVPNYDMVRLLFFFLAVIACCQGCPEKCVCSTQTVKCQNQDLDEIPHSLPNNTKALFVTGNNISRISVDSFPSLLDQLTDLYLSGNELEFVDAMAFDKLPSLVRLDLSNNTILDLSQKAFPVDNKVQVLNLSRCFHNRSLADLSFLQQANLQQLTVLDLSNNDLVFLPDNVFSSLPSLENLSLQNSSIISLQNGTLKVPPLHDLDLRDNSLRQLPISTMSEFSQKPGLHIRLSGNPWRCDCFIEDFLSWLKNSSQITDVQNLTCVEPEELRCLPLIHIQNSQLKCSGDMEGVLETSYVFLGLVLALIGVIFLLVLYLNRKGIKRWMYNIRDACRDHMEGYHYRYEINSDPRLANLSINSDV; encoded by the coding sequence atgtccgTTTTTTCAGTGATACGCGGATGTTACAAACGCAAAAGAATTGTGCCGAACTATGACATGGTGCGGCTACTTTTTTTCTTCCTCGCGGTCATCGCGTGCTGTCAAGGTTGCCCCGAGAAATGCGTGTGCTCCACGCAGACTGTAAAATGCCAAAACCAGGACTTGGATGAGATTCCACATTCGTTACCAAACAACACCAAAGCCTTGTTTGTGacaggaaacaacatttcccGTATCAGTGTAGACTCTTTCCCCAGTCTTTTGgatcagttgacagatttgtatCTTAGTGGAAATGAGCTGGAGTTTGTGGACGCCATGGCATTTGACAAGTTGCCCAGTCTTGTGCGCCTGGATTTGAGCAACAACACCATTCTAGATTTGAGCCAAAAAGCTTTTCCAGTTGATAATAAAGTGCAAGTGTTGAACCTCAGTAGGTGTTTCCATAATCGTTCCTTGGCGGATCTAAGCTTTCTACAGCAGGCAAACCTGCAGCAGCTCACTGTCCTGGACCTATCCAATAATGACCTTGTGTTTCTACCTGACAACGTGTTCTCCAGCCTGCCTAGCCTGGAGAACCTCAGTTTACAGAACAGCTCCATCATTTCCTTACAGAACGGGACACTGAAGGTGCCACCTCTTCATGACTTGGATCTGAGAGACAACAGTCTGAGACAGCTTCCGATTTCAACTATGTCTGAATTCAGCCAAAAACCTGGTCTGCACATACGACTGTCGGGGAACCCATGGCGGTGTGACTGCTTTATTGAAGACTTCCTGTCCTGGCTGAAAAACTCCTCACAGATAACCGATGTCCAAAATCTAACATGTGtggagccagaggagctgaGGTGTCTCCCCTTAATCCATATCCAAAACTCTCAGCTGAAATGTTCAGGTGACATGGAAGGTGTTCTAGAAACCTCTTATGTTTTCCTGGGCCTAGTCCTAGCTTTGATTGGTGTCATATTCCTACTTGTGCTCTACCTAAACAGAAAAGGCATAAAGCGGTGGATGTATAATATTCGGGACGCTTGCAGGGACCACATGGAAGGGTATCATTACAGATATGAGATCAACTCTGACCCAAGACTTGCCAACTTGAGCATAAACTCAGATGTGTAA